A single window of Microvirga mediterraneensis DNA harbors:
- the parA gene encoding ParA family partition ATPase, giving the protein MILGVLNQKGGVGKTSLATNLAHTYATQGARVLLVDADPQSKSATRWSSAREIEQLFPVIGMAKPTLHKDLPAVARNYDLTIIDGAPQLAEIGRSILLASDMIVIPVQPSPYDVWSAADTVDLIREARVFKENLKAVFVVNRKIANTAIGRDVTEALAQHEIPTLKTHLVQRVVYAESAAQGLAVEEMEPDSQAAKEIRQVASEIRRAGDNYEAMLATVADTIGNPDG; this is encoded by the coding sequence ATGATCCTCGGCGTCCTGAATCAAAAAGGCGGGGTAGGCAAAACGTCACTCGCCACGAACTTGGCTCACACCTACGCCACCCAGGGCGCTCGCGTGCTCCTAGTGGACGCCGACCCGCAATCCAAGAGCGCCACCCGCTGGAGCTCCGCCCGGGAGATCGAGCAACTGTTCCCGGTAATCGGCATGGCCAAGCCTACCCTGCACAAGGACCTGCCGGCCGTGGCCCGCAATTACGATTTGACGATTATCGACGGCGCCCCGCAGTTGGCCGAGATCGGTCGTTCGATCCTGCTCGCCAGCGACATGATCGTGATCCCGGTCCAGCCCTCGCCTTATGACGTATGGTCTGCCGCCGATACGGTCGACTTGATCCGGGAAGCGCGCGTGTTTAAGGAAAACCTGAAAGCCGTCTTTGTGGTCAATCGCAAGATCGCAAATACGGCTATCGGCCGCGACGTGACCGAGGCCCTCGCGCAGCACGAGATTCCAACCCTCAAGACCCACCTCGTGCAGCGTGTGGTCTATGCCGAGAGCGCCGCCCAGGGCCTCGCGGTTGAGGAGATGGAGCCTGACAGTCAGGCGGCCAAGGAGATCCGCCAGGTGGCGTCCGAGATCCGGCGAGCCGGCGACAACTACGAGGCCATGCTGGCAACCGTGGCCGACACGATAGGGAACCCTGATGGCTAA
- a CDS encoding plasmid partition protein ParG: protein MAKKTALGKAPPKPRTADEFVAAGSENLGQRLVRSAEEAVEMVKMKRLTLDVPESLHKRIKRTCADRGEMMADVLREILEKEFPA, encoded by the coding sequence ATGGCTAAGAAGACCGCCCTTGGCAAAGCGCCGCCCAAGCCCCGCACCGCCGACGAGTTCGTGGCGGCCGGCAGTGAGAATCTCGGCCAGCGCCTGGTTCGCTCCGCCGAGGAAGCGGTCGAGATGGTGAAGATGAAACGCCTCACCCTCGACGTGCCCGAGAGCCTGCACAAGCGCATCAAGCGCACCTGCGCCGACCGCGGCGAGATGATGGCCGATGTCCTGCGGGAGATCCTGGAAAAAGAATTCCCCGCCTGA